The Algoriphagus sanaruensis genome window below encodes:
- the rpsL gene encoding 30S ribosomal protein S12: MPTIQQLVRKGRNTLEIKSKSRALDACPQRRGVCTRVYTTTPKKPNSAMRKVARVRLTNGKEVNAYIPGEGHNLQEHSIVLIRGGRVKDLPGVRYHIIRGALDTAGVKDRKQGRSKYGAKRPKAGKGAPAAAPGKKK, translated from the coding sequence ATGCCTACTATTCAACAGCTAGTAAGAAAAGGTAGAAATACACTGGAGATCAAATCGAAATCTAGAGCTTTGGACGCATGTCCTCAGCGTAGAGGAGTTTGTACCAGAGTATACACTACGACTCCCAAAAAGCCTAACTCTGCGATGAGAAAGGTGGCAAGGGTAAGATTGACTAATGGAAAAGAAGTGAATGCTTACATTCCAGGTGAAGGTCACAATCTACAAGAACACTCTATCGTATTGATCAGAGGTGGTCGTGTTAAGGATCTTCCAGGTGTAAGATATCACATCATCCGAGGTGCATTGGATACTGCCGGAGTAAAAGACCGTAAACAAGGTCGCTCCAAGTATGGTGCTAAAAGACCTAAGGCTGGCAAGGGTGCCCCTGCTGCAGCTCCAGGCAAAAAGAAATAA
- the rpsG gene encoding 30S ribosomal protein S7, whose translation MRKAKPKKRYILPDPKFNDTLVTKFVNCLMIDGKKSIAYNIFYDAVAKVESKVGENGLEVWKKALNNIAPSVEVKSRRVGGATFQVPMEVRPERKMSLGIKWMITYARKRGEKTMMDRLAGEIIAAAKGEGAAVKKKDDTHRMAEANKAFSHFRF comes from the coding sequence ATGAGAAAAGCGAAACCAAAGAAGAGATATATTCTTCCTGACCCAAAGTTCAATGATACTTTGGTAACCAAGTTTGTAAACTGTCTGATGATCGACGGGAAGAAGAGTATTGCTTACAACATTTTCTATGATGCAGTAGCAAAAGTAGAATCAAAAGTAGGTGAGAATGGTCTTGAGGTTTGGAAAAAAGCGCTTAACAATATTGCTCCATCCGTTGAGGTGAAGAGTCGTAGAGTTGGTGGTGCTACATTCCAGGTTCCGATGGAAGTAAGACCTGAACGCAAGATGTCCCTTGGTATCAAGTGGATGATCACCTATGCTCGTAAAAGAGGTGAGAAAACCATGATGGATAGACTTGCTGGTGAAATCATCGCAGCTGCAAAAGGCGAAGGTGCCGCAGTTAAGAAAAAAGATGATACTCACAGAATGGCAGAAGCTAACAAAGCATTCTCTCACTTTAGATTTTAA
- the fusA gene encoding elongation factor G, with product MARDLRFTRNIGIAAHIDAGKTTTTERILYYSGKSHKIGEVHEGAATMDWMAQEQERGITITSAATTVFWPYRNNNYQINIIDTPGHVDFTVEVNRSLRILDGLVFLFSAVDGVEPQSETNWRLADNYKVARIGFVNKMDRAGADFLNVCKQVREMLGSKAVPLQLPIGAEDKFKGVVDLINNRGMVWNESDMGMTYEVVPIPEDMQDDVAQWREYLLEAVAEYDESLMEKFFEDPNSITEREILDALRQAVIDMKIVPMVCGSSFKNKGVQTMLDLVMELLPSPLDKDDLYATTLDSEEQVLIKPEFTEPFVGLAFKIATDPFVGRLCFVRAYSGVLESGSYIFNSRSGNKERISRVFQMHANKQNQIERLEAGDIGAVVGFKDIKTGDTLCDEKRKVVMESMVFPEPVIGYAIEPKTQADVDKLGMAIAKLVEEDPTLQVNTDQETGQTILRGMGELHLEIIIDRLKREFKVEINQGAPQVAYKEALFGSVEHKEVYKKQTGGKGKFADIVFELGPKDPDPETGEIKPGLDFVNGIVGGVIPKEFIQPIQKGFQEAMKNGPLAGYPIEAMKVRLFHGSYHDVDSDALSFELAARIGFKEAAKKCRPQLLEPIMSVDVVTPDEYTGPITGDLNRRRGLMKGMDTKGTSTVVKASVPLSELFGYVTDLRTITSGRATASLTFSHYEPVPSNIAEAVIAKVKGEKA from the coding sequence ATGGCAAGAGATTTAAGATTTACCAGAAACATTGGTATCGCGGCACACATTGATGCCGGTAAAACGACTACTACAGAGCGTATTCTTTATTATTCTGGAAAGTCGCACAAGATCGGTGAGGTTCACGAAGGTGCTGCAACCATGGACTGGATGGCGCAAGAGCAGGAAAGAGGTATTACTATCACTTCTGCTGCTACTACCGTTTTTTGGCCATACCGAAATAATAACTATCAAATCAACATCATTGATACTCCTGGACACGTAGACTTTACTGTAGAAGTAAACCGTTCCTTGAGAATCCTTGATGGACTAGTTTTCCTGTTCAGTGCTGTGGATGGTGTTGAACCACAGTCTGAAACTAACTGGCGATTAGCTGATAATTACAAAGTAGCTCGAATCGGTTTCGTTAATAAAATGGACCGAGCCGGTGCTGATTTCTTGAACGTGTGTAAGCAAGTTAGAGAAATGCTTGGAAGCAAAGCAGTTCCTTTGCAGCTTCCGATTGGTGCCGAAGACAAATTCAAAGGTGTAGTTGACTTGATCAACAACCGAGGAATGGTTTGGAACGAGTCCGACATGGGGATGACCTACGAGGTAGTTCCTATCCCTGAAGACATGCAAGATGACGTAGCACAATGGAGAGAATATCTTCTTGAAGCTGTTGCTGAGTATGATGAGTCTTTGATGGAGAAATTTTTTGAGGATCCAAACTCAATCACTGAGAGAGAAATTTTGGATGCCTTGAGACAAGCTGTAATTGATATGAAGATTGTACCTATGGTATGTGGATCTTCATTCAAAAATAAGGGTGTTCAAACTATGCTTGACTTGGTTATGGAATTACTTCCATCTCCATTGGACAAAGATGATTTGTATGCTACTACTCTTGACTCAGAAGAACAAGTATTAATTAAGCCTGAATTTACTGAGCCTTTCGTGGGTCTTGCATTCAAAATTGCTACGGATCCGTTTGTAGGAAGACTTTGTTTCGTAAGAGCCTATTCAGGGGTATTAGAGTCTGGATCTTATATCTTCAATAGCCGATCTGGAAACAAAGAGCGTATCTCCCGAGTGTTCCAAATGCACGCAAACAAGCAAAATCAAATCGAAAGACTTGAGGCTGGAGATATTGGAGCTGTAGTTGGTTTCAAAGACATCAAGACTGGTGATACACTTTGCGACGAAAAACGAAAAGTGGTTATGGAATCAATGGTATTCCCTGAGCCAGTAATTGGTTATGCAATTGAGCCTAAGACTCAGGCTGACGTTGATAAATTGGGTATGGCGATCGCCAAACTTGTTGAAGAGGATCCAACACTTCAAGTGAATACTGATCAAGAAACTGGTCAAACTATCTTGAGAGGTATGGGTGAACTTCACCTTGAAATTATCATCGATCGTTTGAAGCGTGAATTCAAAGTTGAGATCAACCAAGGTGCTCCACAAGTTGCTTATAAGGAAGCTTTGTTTGGTTCAGTTGAACACAAAGAAGTTTATAAAAAGCAAACTGGTGGTAAAGGTAAATTTGCCGATATCGTGTTCGAATTGGGACCTAAAGATCCTGATCCTGAGACAGGTGAAATTAAACCAGGTTTGGATTTCGTAAATGGTATCGTAGGTGGTGTTATTCCTAAGGAATTTATCCAGCCAATTCAGAAAGGTTTCCAAGAAGCCATGAAGAATGGTCCACTTGCTGGTTATCCTATCGAGGCGATGAAAGTTAGATTGTTCCATGGTTCATACCATGACGTTGACTCAGATGCGCTTTCGTTTGAATTGGCAGCAAGAATCGGTTTTAAAGAAGCAGCTAAAAAGTGTAGACCTCAATTACTAGAGCCAATCATGTCTGTTGATGTGGTAACTCCAGATGAATACACCGGTCCTATCACAGGTGATTTGAACAGAAGAAGAGGGTTGATGAAAGGTATGGATACTAAAGGTACTTCTACCGTTGTCAAAGCTAGTGTTCCTTTGTCCGAGTTATTTGGTTATGTGACTGATTTGAGAACTATCACTTCGGGAAGAGCAACAGCCTCTTTGACGTTCTCACATTACGAACCAGTTCCAAGCAATATTGCAGAAGCAGTTATTGCTAAAGTAAAAGGTGAAAAAGCCTAA
- the rpsJ gene encoding 30S ribosomal protein S10 produces MNQKIRIKLKSYDHSLVDKSSEKIVKAVKATGAVVVGPIPLPTKKEKFTVLKSPHVNKKARDQYQLCTYKRLVDIYSNSSKTVDALMKIELPSGVDVEIKV; encoded by the coding sequence ATGAACCAGAAAATCAGAATAAAATTGAAATCATACGATCATAGCCTGGTGGATAAGTCATCAGAGAAGATCGTGAAGGCAGTAAAGGCGACTGGCGCTGTGGTAGTTGGTCCTATTCCGTTGCCTACTAAGAAAGAAAAGTTTACTGTGTTGAAATCCCCACACGTAAACAAAAAGGCTAGAGATCAATATCAACTTTGCACTTACAAGAGACTGGTTGATATCTACTCTAATTCTTCAAAGACTGTAGATGCTTTGATGAAGATCGAACTTCCAAGCGGAGTTGATGTAGAAATCAAAGTTTGA
- the rplC gene encoding 50S ribosomal protein L3 has translation MSGIIGKKVGMTSIFSADGRNVACTLIEAGPCVVTQVKNVETDGYNAVQLAFGERKEKNTPKPLIGHFKKAGTTPKQKVVEFRDFRVEFEGQVDLGKEVKAGEVFVEGDFVDAIGTSKGKGFQGVVKRHGFGGVGGQTHGQHNRQRHPGSIGACSWPSRVFKGMRMAGRTGGDRVKVINLRILKIYPEQNLLLVSGSVPGPKNSFVILEK, from the coding sequence ATGTCTGGTATTATAGGTAAAAAAGTAGGAATGACTAGCATTTTCAGTGCCGATGGACGTAACGTCGCATGCACGCTAATAGAAGCTGGTCCTTGCGTAGTGACGCAAGTAAAAAACGTTGAAACAGACGGGTACAACGCAGTGCAGTTGGCGTTTGGTGAGCGAAAGGAGAAAAATACTCCTAAGCCTTTGATTGGCCATTTCAAAAAGGCCGGTACAACTCCAAAGCAAAAAGTTGTGGAATTCAGAGACTTCCGGGTTGAGTTTGAAGGCCAGGTGGATCTAGGAAAAGAAGTAAAAGCTGGTGAGGTATTCGTAGAAGGTGACTTCGTGGATGCTATCGGTACTTCAAAAGGTAAAGGCTTCCAAGGTGTTGTGAAGCGTCATGGTTTTGGTGGTGTGGGTGGTCAAACTCACGGTCAGCATAACAGACAAAGACACCCAGGTTCCATTGGTGCATGTTCTTGGCCTTCCCGAGTATTTAAAGGGATGAGAATGGCAGGTAGAACAGGTGGAGATCGAGTTAAAGTGATCAACCTTCGCATTTTGAAAATCTATCCAGAGCAAAACCTATTGTTGGTTTCTGGTTCAGTACCTGGTCCTAAAAATTCATTTGTAATTCTGGAGAAATAA
- the rplD gene encoding 50S ribosomal protein L4 has translation MELAVINHKGQETGRKVTLSDSVFAIEPNDNAIYLDVKQYLANQRQGTHKSKERNEVAGSTKKIKKQKGTGGARAGSLKAPNFRGGGRVFGPKPRDYSFKLNKKLKQLARKSALSYKLKDNSLMVLEDVSFETPKTKNYIALLNSLSFADKKTLLVLPEENKNVFLSSRNLPKAKVVTVNDVNTYQLLHADQLVLCEGSVSKLETILSK, from the coding sequence ATGGAATTAGCAGTAATCAATCATAAAGGACAAGAGACAGGTAGAAAAGTTACTCTTTCTGATTCGGTTTTCGCAATCGAGCCAAATGATAACGCCATCTACCTTGATGTAAAGCAGTATCTAGCTAATCAAAGACAGGGTACTCATAAGTCTAAAGAAAGAAATGAAGTAGCAGGATCTACGAAGAAGATCAAAAAGCAAAAAGGTACCGGTGGTGCACGTGCTGGATCTTTGAAGGCTCCTAACTTCAGAGGCGGAGGTAGAGTTTTTGGTCCAAAGCCAAGAGATTATTCCTTCAAGCTTAATAAGAAATTGAAGCAGTTGGCTCGTAAATCTGCTCTTTCTTACAAATTAAAAGACAACAGTTTGATGGTGTTAGAAGATGTTTCATTCGAGACTCCAAAGACCAAAAACTACATTGCCTTGTTGAACAGTTTATCTTTTGCAGATAAGAAGACTCTTCTTGTTCTTCCTGAGGAAAACAAGAATGTATTCCTATCTAGCAGAAACCTTCCAAAGGCTAAAGTTGTCACTGTAAATGATGTAAATACTTATCAGTTGTTGCATGCAGACCAATTGGTTTTGTGTGAAGGTTCTGTAAGTAAGTTGGAAACCATTTTATCGAAATAA
- the rplW gene encoding 50S ribosomal protein L23 — protein sequence MDILKQPLITEKISALNEKGVYGFIVEKTADKIEIKNAVEKKYGVNVVSIRTMRYAAKRKTRYTKNKIVSGFTNSFKKAIVQVADGEVIDFYGEI from the coding sequence ATGGATATTCTAAAGCAGCCTTTGATTACAGAAAAGATCTCAGCACTAAATGAAAAAGGTGTTTATGGTTTTATTGTGGAGAAAACCGCAGATAAAATTGAGATCAAAAATGCTGTAGAGAAAAAGTATGGGGTAAATGTGGTATCTATTCGTACCATGAGATATGCTGCGAAGCGTAAGACCCGATATACTAAAAATAAAATCGTATCAGGCTTCACCAATTCCTTTAAGAAGGCAATCGTGCAAGTAGCAGACGGTGAGGTTATTGATTTTTACGGAGAAATTTAA
- the rplB gene encoding 50S ribosomal protein L2 has translation MAIKKLKPVTPGTRFRVAPAFDEITKSKPEKSLLAPVKKSGGRNNEGKMTARYIGGGHKRRLRIVDFKRNKFGVPATVKAIEYDPNRTARLALLYYADGAKAYIIAPEGLQVGQTVISGEQVAPEVGNAMPMVNIPLGTIVHNVELKPGKGGAMARSAGGYAQIVARDGKYVTIKLPSGEMRLVLGTCMATVGTVSNSDHMNVVLGKAGRKRWLGVRPRVRGVAMNPVDHPMGGGEGRSSGGHPRSRKGLLAKGKKTRTPKKYSNKFIISKRSK, from the coding sequence ATGGCAATTAAAAAGTTGAAGCCTGTAACTCCGGGAACCCGATTTAGAGTAGCTCCTGCTTTTGACGAAATCACAAAGTCAAAGCCAGAGAAATCTCTTCTCGCTCCTGTGAAAAAATCAGGTGGTAGAAATAATGAAGGCAAAATGACTGCCCGCTATATCGGTGGTGGTCATAAAAGAAGACTCAGAATTGTAGACTTCAAAAGAAATAAGTTTGGTGTACCTGCTACTGTAAAAGCTATCGAGTACGATCCGAACAGAACTGCACGTTTGGCCCTGCTTTACTACGCTGACGGTGCAAAGGCCTACATTATCGCTCCGGAAGGTTTGCAAGTAGGGCAAACAGTGATTTCCGGTGAGCAAGTTGCCCCAGAAGTGGGTAATGCTATGCCTATGGTCAATATCCCTTTGGGTACAATTGTACACAACGTGGAATTGAAGCCTGGAAAAGGTGGTGCAATGGCAAGAAGTGCCGGAGGTTATGCGCAAATCGTAGCTCGTGATGGCAAATATGTTACTATAAAATTGCCTTCAGGTGAAATGAGATTAGTGTTGGGTACTTGTATGGCTACTGTCGGTACAGTTTCTAACTCCGATCATATGAACGTAGTATTGGGTAAGGCTGGTAGAAAAAGATGGTTGGGTGTTAGACCTCGCGTAAGAGGTGTGGCCATGAACCCTGTCGATCACCCAATGGGTGGTGGTGAAGGTCGTTCTTCAGGTGGTCATCCAAGATCACGTAAAGGTCTTCTTGCTAAAGGTAAGAAAACCAGAACGCCTAAGAAGTATTCAAACAAATTCATCATCAGCAAAAGATCTAAATAA
- the rpsS gene encoding 30S ribosomal protein S19, producing the protein MARSLKKGPYIEHHLVKKVDAMNESGKKSVIKTWSRRSMISPDFVGHTFAVHNGNKFIPVFVTDNMVGHKLGEFAPTRNFRGHIAKKDKGKR; encoded by the coding sequence ATGGCACGTTCATTAAAAAAAGGTCCTTATATCGAACATCACCTGGTGAAGAAAGTAGATGCTATGAACGAGTCAGGCAAAAAATCTGTCATCAAGACTTGGTCAAGAAGATCTATGATTTCTCCGGATTTTGTGGGGCATACATTCGCTGTGCATAACGGAAATAAATTTATCCCTGTCTTTGTTACTGACAATATGGTAGGTCACAAACTGGGTGAATTTGCTCCGACTAGAAACTTCCGCGGGCACATTGCTAAAAAAGATAAAGGAAAGAGATAA
- the rplV gene encoding 50S ribosomal protein L22, with the protein MEAIARLKNVPTSPRKMRLVADLVRGKRVGLALSILKFTPNHGSIRLEKLLLSAVANWQAKNPGAKLEEADLYVKTIMVDEGRSLKRLRPAPQGRGHRIRKRSNHVTLVVDSFGTEAVTADVVETNEKAN; encoded by the coding sequence ATGGAAGCAATAGCAAGATTAAAAAATGTTCCTACTTCTCCTCGCAAAATGCGATTGGTGGCTGACCTCGTGAGAGGTAAGCGTGTAGGATTAGCACTCAGCATTCTGAAATTCACTCCAAACCATGGTTCTATCCGTTTGGAAAAGCTCCTTCTTTCTGCAGTTGCCAACTGGCAAGCTAAAAACCCAGGAGCAAAGCTTGAAGAAGCTGATCTTTATGTAAAGACAATTATGGTGGACGAGGGTAGATCTCTTAAGAGACTTAGACCTGCTCCTCAAGGAAGAGGACACCGTATCCGTAAAAGATCAAATCATGTAACCCTAGTTGTTGATTCTTTCGGCACTGAGGCTGTTACCGCTGATGTAGTAGAAACAAACGAAAAGGCAAACTAA
- the rpsC gene encoding 30S ribosomal protein S3, which yields MGQKINPIGFRLGVIKGWDSNWYGGKDFADKLYEDQQIRKYVLARIPKGGISKVIIERTLKRITLTIHTARPGVVIGKGGAEVDKLKEELKKITNKDIQINIFEIKRPELDAKLVGESIAQQLQARISFRRAMKQAIAATMRVGAEGIKVKLSGRLGGAEMARSEMYKEGRIPLHTLRADIDYAISEALTVYGIIGIKVWIFKGEVYGKRDLSPNQGAANEPKGQRSQAPKGRDKDGPRRRKRNN from the coding sequence ATGGGACAAAAAATTAACCCAATAGGATTTAGACTTGGTGTTATCAAAGGTTGGGACTCCAATTGGTATGGAGGAAAAGACTTTGCTGATAAGTTATACGAAGATCAACAAATCCGTAAATACGTCCTTGCCAGAATTCCAAAAGGCGGTATTTCTAAGGTGATTATTGAGCGCACTTTAAAGCGTATCACTTTAACCATTCATACTGCCCGTCCAGGTGTAGTAATTGGTAAAGGTGGTGCTGAAGTGGATAAGCTTAAAGAAGAGCTTAAGAAAATCACAAACAAGGATATTCAGATTAATATTTTTGAAATCAAGCGTCCAGAGTTAGATGCTAAACTTGTAGGTGAGTCAATTGCTCAACAGCTTCAAGCTAGAATTTCTTTCCGTCGTGCAATGAAGCAGGCTATAGCCGCAACAATGCGTGTAGGAGCTGAAGGTATTAAAGTAAAACTTTCTGGTCGTCTTGGAGGAGCTGAAATGGCTCGTTCTGAAATGTACAAAGAAGGTAGAATTCCTCTTCATACCCTTAGAGCTGACATTGATTACGCAATTTCTGAAGCACTTACAGTGTACGGAATCATTGGTATCAAAGTGTGGATTTTCAAAGGTGAAGTGTACGGAAAAAGAGATCTTTCTCCTAACCAAGGTGCAGCTAACGAACCAAAAGGTCAACGTTCTCAAGCTCCAAAAGGAAGAGATAAAGACGGTCCAAGACGTAGAAAAAGAAATAACTAA
- the rplP gene encoding 50S ribosomal protein L16, whose product MLQPKRTKYRKMHKGRVKGIAQRGHELSFGNFGIKSLEPGWITSRQIEAARIAMTRAMKREGQVWIRIFPDKPITKKPAEVRMGKGKGAPEYWVAVIKPGTILFEATGVSLETAQEALRLAQQKLPVSTRFVVRRDYAE is encoded by the coding sequence ATGTTACAGCCAAAAAGAACTAAATATAGGAAAATGCACAAGGGCCGTGTCAAAGGCATTGCGCAAAGAGGGCACGAGCTTTCTTTTGGCAACTTTGGCATTAAATCCCTTGAGCCAGGATGGATTACTTCACGCCAGATCGAAGCAGCACGTATTGCTATGACAAGAGCGATGAAGAGAGAAGGTCAGGTTTGGATCAGAATATTTCCTGATAAACCGATCACTAAAAAGCCCGCAGAGGTACGTATGGGTAAAGGTAAAGGTGCTCCAGAGTATTGGGTTGCCGTTATTAAACCTGGAACTATCCTCTTCGAAGCTACAGGCGTGAGCCTGGAGACCGCTCAAGAGGCGTTGAGACTTGCGCAGCAGAAGCTACCCGTAAGTACAAGATTTGTTGTAAGAAGAGACTACGCTGAATAA
- the rpmC gene encoding 50S ribosomal protein L29: protein MKNTEIRSLSASEIAERIVAEQENLSKLNFAHSISPIENPNRIRESKRLIARLKTALHSK, encoded by the coding sequence ATGAAAAATACTGAAATCAGATCACTTTCAGCAAGTGAAATCGCCGAGCGAATTGTCGCTGAGCAGGAGAATCTAAGCAAATTGAATTTTGCCCATTCGATTTCTCCAATTGAGAATCCTAACAGAATCAGAGAGTCCAAGCGTTTGATCGCAAGATTAAAGACTGCATTGCACTCCAAATAA
- the rpsQ gene encoding 30S ribosomal protein S17, which yields MATIERNLRKERIGKVVSNKMDKSITVAVERKVKHPIYGKFVAKTTKFMVHDEKNECNPGDVVRISETRPLSKNKRWRLVEIIERAK from the coding sequence ATGGCTACGATTGAGAGAAATCTTCGCAAAGAAAGAATTGGCAAAGTCGTAAGCAACAAAATGGATAAGTCCATAACTGTAGCTGTAGAACGTAAGGTAAAGCATCCTATCTACGGTAAGTTTGTTGCTAAGACAACCAAATTTATGGTTCATGACGAGAAAAATGAATGTAACCCTGGTGATGTGGTTAGAATCAGTGAAACTCGTCCGCTGAGCAAGAACAAGCGTTGGAGATTAGTTGAAATTATTGAAAGGGCTAAGTAA
- the rplN gene encoding 50S ribosomal protein L14 — MIQQESRLSVADNSGAKEVLVIRVLGGTKKRYASIGDKVVVTVKSALSSSNMKKGTVSKAVIVRTKKEIRRKDGSYIRFEDNAAVLLNNNDEPRGTRIFGPVARELREKQFMKIISLAPEVL, encoded by the coding sequence ATGATACAGCAAGAATCCAGACTAAGTGTAGCGGATAATTCCGGCGCAAAAGAAGTGTTGGTAATCCGTGTATTGGGAGGAACTAAGAAGCGTTATGCTTCTATCGGTGACAAGGTTGTTGTGACTGTAAAATCTGCCCTTTCTTCCAGCAATATGAAAAAAGGTACCGTTTCTAAAGCGGTTATTGTAAGAACCAAAAAAGAGATCCGTAGAAAGGATGGTTCTTATATCAGATTCGAAGACAATGCTGCTGTATTGTTAAACAATAACGATGAACCTAGAGGAACCCGTATTTTCGGTCCTGTTGCTAGAGAGCTTCGTGAAAAGCAGTTCATGAAAATTATTTCCTTGGCCCCTGAAGTACTTTAA
- the rplX gene encoding 50S ribosomal protein L24 yields the protein MERKFNKQQKLHIKTGDTVKVIAGDDKGKTGKVLSVDTKNSRAIVEGINMITKHVKPTAAKPQGGIEKKEAALHISNLMLVDPKTGEATRTGRKADESGKLVRYSKKTGEVING from the coding sequence ATGGAAAGAAAATTCAATAAGCAGCAAAAGCTGCATATCAAAACTGGTGATACTGTTAAAGTGATTGCCGGTGATGACAAAGGAAAAACAGGCAAGGTACTTTCTGTTGATACTAAAAACAGTAGAGCGATTGTAGAAGGCATTAACATGATTACAAAACATGTTAAACCAACTGCTGCAAAACCTCAAGGTGGTATCGAAAAGAAAGAAGCTGCACTTCATATCAGCAATCTTATGTTAGTGGATCCAAAAACTGGTGAAGCTACTAGAACAGGTCGTAAAGCTGATGAAAGTGGTAAACTCGTTAGATATTCTAAGAAAACTGGGGAGGTGATCAATGGCTAA
- the rplE gene encoding 50S ribosomal protein L5: protein MANPRIKEKYLNDIVPALKEKFQYTSIMQVPKLTKIVVNKGIGAAVADKKLVDQGVEELSLITGQRAVATKAKIAVSNFKLREGMPIGAKVTLRGERMYEFLDRLMTVALPRVRDFKGISDKGFDGRGNYTLGVTEQIIFPEISIEKVNRISGMDITFVTTANTDEEAFALLKAFGMPFVNKNQE from the coding sequence ATGGCTAATCCGAGAATTAAAGAAAAATACCTGAACGATATCGTTCCAGCTCTTAAAGAGAAGTTTCAGTACACTTCAATTATGCAAGTTCCTAAGTTGACCAAAATAGTGGTTAATAAAGGTATTGGAGCGGCTGTTGCAGATAAGAAATTGGTCGATCAAGGTGTAGAAGAGCTTTCTTTGATCACTGGTCAGCGTGCAGTAGCTACAAAAGCTAAAATCGCTGTTTCCAACTTTAAGCTTCGTGAAGGAATGCCTATTGGAGCGAAAGTTACACTTAGAGGTGAGCGTATGTACGAATTTCTTGATCGTCTAATGACTGTGGCTTTGCCTCGAGTTAGGGATTTCAAAGGAATTTCTGATAAAGGATTTGATGGACGCGGTAACTATACCTTAGGTGTTACTGAACAAATCATCTTCCCTGAAATTTCTATTGAGAAAGTAAATAGAATTTCGGGCATGGATATCACCTTCGTGACCACAGCAAATACAGACGAAGAAGCTTTTGCATTGTTGAAAGCTTTTGGAATGCCTTTCGTTAATAAAAATCAAGAATAA
- the rpsN gene encoding 30S ribosomal protein S14, with protein sequence MARESIKARERKRERLVAKYAKKRAELKAAGDYEALDKLPKNASPVRLHNRCKLTGRPKGYMRKFGINRVTFREMASAGKIPGLTKSSW encoded by the coding sequence ATGGCAAGAGAGTCCATCAAAGCTCGTGAGAGAAAAAGAGAACGACTGGTAGCCAAGTATGCCAAGAAAAGAGCTGAGCTGAAAGCAGCCGGTGACTACGAAGCCCTTGACAAATTACCAAAAAATGCTTCTCCGGTTAGGCTTCACAATCGTTGCAAGTTGACTGGCCGTCCTAAAGGTTATATGAGAAAATTTGGAATTAACAGGGTTACCTTCAGAGAAATGGCATCCGCTGGAAAAATTCCAGGTTTGACTAAGTCTAGCTGGTAA
- the rpsH gene encoding 30S ribosomal protein S8 — protein sequence MTDPIADYLTRLRNAIKASHRIVEIPASNLKKEITKVLHDKGYIQNYKFEDNGPQGTIKIALKYNPTTKQNAIVNLTRVSTPGLRKYAKHDELPRVINGLGIAIISTSKGVMTDKEARTEGIGGEVLCYVY from the coding sequence ATGACTGATCCAATAGCTGATTATCTGACTAGATTGAGAAACGCCATCAAGGCTTCTCATCGAATCGTAGAGATACCTGCTTCTAACCTTAAGAAGGAGATCACTAAAGTTTTGCATGATAAAGGATATATCCAAAACTATAAGTTTGAAGATAATGGTCCTCAGGGTACAATTAAAATTGCCTTGAAGTACAATCCTACTACAAAGCAAAATGCAATTGTGAATCTTACAAGAGTTAGTACTCCAGGTCTTAGAAAATATGCCAAACACGATGAGCTCCCAAGAGTGATCAATGGTTTGGGTATTGCAATCATTTCCACTTCTAAGGGAGTGATGACAGACAAAGAAGCCCGAACTGAAGGTATCGGTGGCGAAGTACTTTGCTATGTATATTAA